The Streptomyces cathayae DNA segment CACCATCTCCTCCTACACCCCGGTCGAACGCGACGGGCGGCCCACCGGGCTGCTCGTCGGCGGCGGCGAGCGGCGTACCCGCGAGGCGTTCGCCCGCCTGACCGGATCCGACCGCGAGTACCGGGCCTGGCAGCGTTTCTACGGCATGACCGGCCGCGTCGCCGAGCGGGTCTTCCCCACCCTCACCGGACCGCTGCCCACCCGCGAGGAGCTGCGTGACGCGATCGACGACGAGGAGGCCTGGCGGACCCTGTTCGAAGAACCGATCGGGGTCGCCGTCGAGGAGCGCTTCACCGACGACCTCGTGCGGGGCGTGGTCCTCACCGACGCCCTCATCGGCACCTTCGCCGACGCCCACGACCCCACACTCCAGCAGAACCGCTGCTTCCTCTACCACGTCATCGGCGGCGGCACCGGCGACTGGGACGTGCCGGTCGGCGGCATGGGCGCCCTCACCGACGCGCTGGCCGCCGCCGCGCGCGAGGCGGGCGCCGTCATCGCCACCGGTCACGAGGTGGTACGGATCGACACGGACGGCCGCACGGCCGAGGTCACCCACCGCACGGCCGACGGCGAGGGGGTCGCCGCCGCCCGGCACGTCCTGGTGAACGCCTCCCCGCGGGAGCTGGCGGCGCTGACCGGCGACACACCCCCCGCCCCGGCCGAGGGCGCTCAGCTCAAGGTGAACATGCTGCTCAAGCGGCTGCCCAGGCTGCGCGACAGCTCCGTCGACCCGCGCGAGGCGTTCGCCGGGACCTTCCACATCGCCGAGGGATACGGGCAACTGGCCGCCGCACACGCGCAGGCCGCCGCCGGTAAACTGCCCGCCGCGCCGCCCTCCGAGATCTACTGCCACTCGCTCACCGACCCGACGATCCTCGGCCCGGACCTCGCCGCACAGGGCTACCAGACGCTCACGCTCTTCGGCCTGCACACCCCGGCCCGGCTGTTCGAACGGGACAACGACGCCGTGCGGGAGGAGCTGCTGAAGTCGACGCTCGCCCAGCTCGACGCCCAGCTGGCCGAACCGCTCGCCGACTGCCTGGCGACCGACGCGGACGGGCGGCCGTGTCTGGAGGCGAAGACCCCGCTGGACCTGGACCGCGAACTCGGGCTGCCCGGCGGGAACATCTTCCACCGCACGCTGTCCTGGCCCTATGCCCAGGACGGCACCGGCCGGTGGGGCGTGGAGACCCGGCACGCCAACGTCCTGCTGTGCGGTGCGGGCGCGGTGCGCGGCGGCGGGGTGAGCGGGGTGCCGGGGCACAACGCGGCCATGGCGGTCCTGGAGGCGGGCTGACGGGACAGGCTTGAGGGGAGGGCCGGCGGAGGAGGGAAGGACCGGCGGAGGGCGGCCGGGTGTCAGTCGG contains these protein-coding regions:
- a CDS encoding phytoene desaturase family protein is translated as MSADEGTRTYDAVIVGGGHNGLVAAAYLARAGRSVLVLERLDRTGGAAVSTRPFAGVDARLSRYSYLVSLLPRKIVRDLGLDFRVRARTISSYTPVERDGRPTGLLVGGGERRTREAFARLTGSDREYRAWQRFYGMTGRVAERVFPTLTGPLPTREELRDAIDDEEAWRTLFEEPIGVAVEERFTDDLVRGVVLTDALIGTFADAHDPTLQQNRCFLYHVIGGGTGDWDVPVGGMGALTDALAAAAREAGAVIATGHEVVRIDTDGRTAEVTHRTADGEGVAAARHVLVNASPRELAALTGDTPPAPAEGAQLKVNMLLKRLPRLRDSSVDPREAFAGTFHIAEGYGQLAAAHAQAAAGKLPAAPPSEIYCHSLTDPTILGPDLAAQGYQTLTLFGLHTPARLFERDNDAVREELLKSTLAQLDAQLAEPLADCLATDADGRPCLEAKTPLDLDRELGLPGGNIFHRTLSWPYAQDGTGRWGVETRHANVLLCGAGAVRGGGVSGVPGHNAAMAVLEAG